AAGGTGCTCCCGCGTATCAGCCAGACACTTCCGACCCAAGTTACTATATCGGAAATGTTGAGATAAAACTTTGGTCTCCAGCCCAAGGAGACATGGCGTGGATAAAAACAACAGTAGGAGTCACTCCCAAAATTTATCCCTACTACATTATTAAAGGATACAAATCTTATAAATATCAGTATGTTGGCTCCACTGTTTTGAAGAGTGGAAGAACCACAGGACTGACTGGTGGTATTATACTCGATATCTCGGACAGTTTAGAAATCCGTACAACCATGGAGGTGGCTCCTGGAGATAGTGGTTCTCCAGTATTCTATTGGTGGCAAGGACAAGCTTATAAATATGTGCAAATCTATGGACTACTCTATAGGTGGGATCCTGATGAAGGAACTTCAACATACCTTTCTATTGATGATGTGCTTAATAATCTTGGAGTAAGTCTAATGACCGGGTAAGGGTGGGAAATATGAAGACTGCTTTTAAGTTTGCTTTCATCTTATTTGTTCTCTCGTTTTCTGAAGCAGCTATAGCCTATGGCATGATAGACCCTTTGTGGAGCTTGAGCACCCAAGCAGAAAGCATTGACGTTTCTGAAAATTATGTTTTAGTAGTCTCTGACACTCTACGTTTACTCGATAGGACTGGAGATCCAATCTTGGAAAGGCCAACTCCTCTGTGGGCTGGGCTTGTAGACAAAAATCTAGTGATACTTGAAGATGCAAATGTTTCCGAATTGAATGAAGGTACTATGCTAAAGACTGTCCGTGTTACTTGGATAAACCCCGCGAATAAATCCTCAACATCATACGCTATAAAGATTAAGAACTTTCCCCCATGGATTATCGCAAAAGGGGAAAAATACGTAGTGGTTCTTGATTTTGAACCTATGGGAAATTCCACTTTTTATGTCCTCGACAAGCACGGGATAGCACGAAAATTGAGAGGTGCCATAGCTGTAGAAGAAATAAAGGTGAAGAATGAGTCAATTTATGTTCGGAGTTTCAGCAATATTTACAAATTTAAAGAAAAGCGAGAATGGATGATCGACTTTCCTATATGCATTTTCCCACGAACTTTCGATGTATACAAAAACTTTATTGGAGTTTTACTGAATAATGGAACGCTACTCATGCTGGAAAATACGAAGAAGCTGTGGGGTAAAGATCTCGAATTTAGTGAAGCCCATAAGTATGAGTGCTTCTATGCAACATATTCCTCACCGTTATATGCTGAACTGGGGTTCCTAGGAGATAAACTACTTGTCACCATAGACAACGAAGTTATGCTATACGACACAAATGGAACTCTCTTGTGGACTTTTGAGCTAGATGAAAACGTTACAAAGCTGGCAACTTCTAATTCTCTGGCCCTTGCAATAACTCCTAACAAGGTATACTTTATTTCAAAAGACGGGATTTTAGGGAGCTATATAACCCCAACCAACATTAAACATGCTGCAATCTCTAACTTAAACGCCATAATAACTGATTTCGAGGCAATTTATTTCTTCACATTCGAAGCATTTGTAACTGTTACAGACGTTGATGAGAGTATCGCAAGGGAAGTATTTTCCAATGAGATGCCTGGTGTCCAAATTATTCTCGGAAAAGCTGCGGCAAAGTTCGTTAACGCAACATTCACAAGGGACACAATGAAATTCAATGGGACTGTTTACAAAAGCATCTGGCGGAAGGAAGATTACTGTCTGATT
This window of the Thermococcus siculi genome carries:
- a CDS encoding adenosylmethionine-8-amino-7-oxononanoate aminotransferase; this translates as MKTAFKFAFILFVLSFSEAAIAYGMIDPLWSLSTQAESIDVSENYVLVVSDTLRLLDRTGDPILERPTPLWAGLVDKNLVILEDANVSELNEGTMLKTVRVTWINPANKSSTSYAIKIKNFPPWIIAKGEKYVVVLDFEPMGNSTFYVLDKHGIARKLRGAIAVEEIKVKNESIYVRSFSNIYKFKEKREWMIDFPICIFPRTFDVYKNFIGVLLNNGTLLMLENTKKLWGKDLEFSEAHKYECFYATYSSPLYAELGFLGDKLLVTIDNEVMLYDTNGTLLWTFELDENVTKLATSNSLALAITPNKVYFISKDGILGSYITPTNIKHAAISNLNAIITDFEAIYFFTFEAFVTVTDVDESIAREVFSNEMPGVQIILGKAAAKFVNATFTRDTMKFNGTVYKSIWRKEDYCLIQPENGRVFIVGTHRYGTKACLLYYKERKPRKPVLLKWRDLDRDSIVEIEELIVLS